The Anopheles marshallii chromosome X, idAnoMarsDA_429_01, whole genome shotgun sequence genome includes a window with the following:
- the LOC128710244 gene encoding transmembrane channel-like protein 3, giving the protein MARHRTVLSDATFHVEVNEIGNRRYQQGSNGADGAVFKTPPEEDKIEVLPDDTTEEQLSNEVGLFSPTGNPLASQEDQFQGVNASFSQSFRRWSSNFGRSVKNNKRTVYNKTIRLMPSRIQKTLSIDGDLITTSASDVDHITMELGQREQLMEDNPIAEQLRIETIKSIAHKISTKRQIREQLSQTVNRRATRAKSIGLLRRYRYSGKLYATRAAKLLKSFVTNFELFYGSMKQIEGHFGSRISAYFKFLRRLLVLNLVLLLFIGSFVIFPQLLAGPDPISSGWNINSRQEFHLRDLFTGEGYLSESVMYYGSYSNRSFTLVPGTAEYSLPHAYFLTITVLSLVTFVIVSISMGRSYRISFIESSATVQNILTHKIVCSWDYGIANGKAARLKHTTILNELRDYLAQRNRDPLVPGRWHRLRREALRAVVHVTVLALISAVAASLWALLVRFGETDHFTAWSALYVAIVSNVTMVAFGYACQLLGRLEQYRQVATRLNINLLRHFLLQLTIVGVLMVYWLTRAHTETGCWETLIGQELYRLLVVDFFISTVLLCAIRGVRYLLHVRYGPVKGKAPRATLLSRYLTPPPFCIETHSLGLVYNQTLLWFGVLFAPLLVLLVALKLLLVFYINKFELIYLCQPPARVWRSSQTQTLFLVLVFVSLFGVLLTHGYIIMQVPVSAGCGPFRGTQYMYQLFMQGILKLREEHLFWRVFVYITKPAIIGGVLLTMGVATYYLRAKSRAQIAKVKLLKELLGMEAKDKKFLLASLNKVTHGKDCAEPLDRIELVGGGRLNGPADKYYTDPCGTWRYEETPHKSDEGVVADTGNESSSGYQRFEDEEQLRMRRS; this is encoded by the exons ATGGCCCGTCATCGTACTGTGCTGAGCGACGCGACATTTCACGTTGAAGTCAACGAGATTGGCAACAGGCGATACCAGCAGGGTAGCAATGGTGCCGATGGTGCTGTGTTCAAGACGCCACCGGAAGAGGATAAAATTGAGGTGCTACCGGATGACACCACCGAGGAACAGCTGAGCAATGAGGTTGGACTGTTCTCGCCCACGGGCAACCCACTCGCCAGCCAGGAGGACCAGTTTCAGGGTGTTAATGCTAGTTTCTCGCAA AGCTTTCGCCGCTGGTCAAGTAACTTTGGACGAAGTGTGAAAAACAATAAGCGCACTGtttacaacaaaaccatccgcTTGATGCCGTCTCGAATACAGAAAA CACTCTCGATCGATGGTGATCTGATAACGACTAGCGCATCCGACGTAGACCACATCACGATGGAGCTTGGCCAACGGGAACAGCTGATGGAGGACAACCCGATCGCAGAACAGCTTCGAATCGAAACGATCAAATCGATTGCGCACAAAATCTCCACCAAACGCCAGATCCGGGAGCAACTCTCCCAGACGGTCAATCGTCGGGCGACACGCGCCAAATCGATCGGACTGCTCCGTCGGTACCGGTACAGCGGCAAGCTGTATGCGACCCGCGCTGCCAAGCTGCTGAAAAGTTTCGTCACCAACTTTGAGCTGTTTTATGGCAGCATGAAGCAGATCGAGGGACACTTTGGGAGCCGTATCAGTGCGTACTTTAAGTTTTTGCGGCGATTGCTCGTGCTGAatctggtgctgctgctgtttatCGGTTCGTTCGTGATCTTTCCCCAGCTGTTGGCCGGGCCCGATCCGATCAGTTCCGGTTGGAACATTAACTCACGGCAAGAGTTTCATCTGCGCGATCTGTTTACCGGTGAG GGTTACCTCAGCGAATCGGTTATGTACTACGGTTCGTACAGCAATCGCTCGTTCACGCTTGTACCTGGTACGGCTGAGTACAGTCTACCGCACGCATACTTTCTCACCATCACCGTACTCTCACTGGTGACGTTTGTCATCGTGTCGATCAGTATGGGCCGCTCGTACCGGATCAGCTTTATCGAGTCAAGCGCCACGGTGCAGAACATCCTGACGCACAAGATCGTCTGCTCGTGGGATTATGGTATCGCGAATGGGAAAGCCGCCCGGctcaaacacaccaccatccTGAACGAGCTGCGTGACTATCTGGCCCAGCGGAACCGTGACCCGCTCGTTCCCGGCCGGTGGCATCGTCTAAGGCGCGAAGCCTTACGGGCGGTGGTGCATGTGACGGTGCTGGCACTGATCAGTGCGGTTGCCGCGTCTCTGTGGGCACTGTTGGTACGATTCGGCGAGACGGATCACTTTACGGCCTGGTCCGCACTGTACGTGGCGATCGTGTCGAACGTGACGATGGTCGCGTTCGGGTATGCCTGCCAGCTGCTTGGCCGGCTCGAACAGTACCGACAGGTGGCGACCCGGCTCAACATTAACCTGCTGCGTCATTTCCTGCTCCAGCTGACGATTGTCGGTGTGCTGATGGTGTACTGGTTGACGCGTGCCCACACCGAGACCGGTTGCTGGGAGACTCTAATAGGGCAGGAACTCTATCGGCTACTGGTGGTGGATTTCTTCATCTCAACCGTGCTGCTTTGTGCGATTAGAGGGGTACGCTACCTGCTCCACGTACGGTACGGTCCGGTGAAGGGTAAAGCACCTCGAGCAACTCTTCTGAGTCGCTACCTTACACCACCACCGTTCTGCATCGAAACGCACAGCCTCGGACTGGTGTACAATCAAACATTGCTGTGGTTTGGTGTGCTGTTCGCACCCCTTCTCGTACTGCTGGTAGCGCTGAAGCTGCTACTCGTCTTCTACATCAACAAGTTCGAGCTGATTTACCTCTGCCAACCACCAGCCCGGGTGTGGCGCTCAagccaaacacaaacactcttCCTCGTGCTGGTATTCGTGTCACTGTTCGGTGTGTTGCTCACCCACGGATACATCATCATGCAGGTGCCGGTGAGTGCCGGATGTGGTCCGTTCCGGGGCACCCAGTACATGTACCAGCTGTTCATGCAGGGCATCCTGAAGCTGCGCGAGGAGCACCTGTTCTGGCGCGTCTTCGTCTACATCACGAAACCGGCCATCATCGGGGGCGTACTGCTGACGATGGGTGTCGCCACGTACTATCTCCGAGCGAAATCACGCGCTCAGATAGCGAAGGTGAAGCTGCTGAAGGAGCTGCTAGGGATGGAGGCGAAGGATAAAAAGTTTCTGCTCGCCAGCCTGAACAAGGTGACACACGGGAAGGACTGTGCCGAGCCGCTCGACCGGATCGAGTTGGTTGGCGGTGGACGCCTTAATGGACCGGCTGATAAGTATTATACTGATCCCTGCGGTACCTGGCGGTATGAGGAAACGCCACACAAGAGCGACGAGGGAGTAGTGGCCGACACTGGCAATGAATCCAGCTCCGGATATCAGC GATTTGAGGATGAGGAACAGCTGCGCATGAGAAGATCCTAA